From Paenibacillus physcomitrellae, the proteins below share one genomic window:
- the fliM gene encoding flagellar motor switch protein FliM translates to MVDVLSQNEIDALLAALSSGEMDAEELKKEETQRKIRSYDFKRAVRFSKDHIRSLTRIHENFARYLTTYFSAQLRTFVQINVVQVEQLPYDEFIRSIPKMTILNIFEAEPLEGRMVLEVHPNVAYAMVDRLLGGTGTAPSKINSLTEIETIIMERIFSRAFESLQEAWKTVVDISPRMEGLETNPQFMQIVSPNETIALISLSTKIGDTSGMINLCIPHVVIEPVMPKLSVHHWFVSQKKSRAPEEVEALQARVSKANLPIVAELGESKLTIREFLGLTVGDVISLDKPINEGLSIRVGDRLKYRGSPGTLKDRVAVQIDEILSEGVEELDE, encoded by the coding sequence GACGTGTTATCGCAGAATGAAATTGACGCCTTGCTGGCGGCGCTCTCTTCAGGGGAAATGGATGCCGAAGAGCTTAAGAAAGAGGAAACCCAAAGAAAGATACGTTCCTATGATTTTAAGCGTGCCGTAAGATTTTCCAAAGACCATATTCGTAGCTTGACTAGAATTCATGAGAATTTTGCGCGTTATTTAACCACCTATTTCTCGGCCCAGCTTCGGACCTTTGTTCAGATTAATGTCGTTCAGGTAGAGCAGCTGCCTTACGATGAGTTCATCCGTTCGATTCCTAAGATGACGATTCTGAATATCTTTGAAGCAGAGCCGCTGGAAGGCCGGATGGTGCTTGAGGTTCACCCCAATGTGGCTTACGCGATGGTGGACAGACTCCTTGGCGGTACGGGTACAGCTCCTTCAAAAATCAATTCCTTGACGGAGATTGAAACCATTATTATGGAACGGATCTTCAGTCGGGCGTTTGAGAGCCTGCAGGAAGCGTGGAAGACCGTCGTTGACATCAGTCCCAGAATGGAAGGATTGGAGACGAACCCGCAGTTTATGCAGATCGTTTCCCCCAACGAGACGATCGCGCTTATTTCACTTAGCACCAAAATCGGGGACACTTCCGGCATGATCAACCTTTGTATTCCTCATGTCGTTATTGAACCCGTAATGCCAAAGCTCTCGGTCCATCACTGGTTTGTTTCTCAGAAGAAATCCAGAGCACCTGAAGAAGTAGAGGCTCTTCAAGCCAGAGTCAGCAAAGCGAATTTGCCGATCGTAGCCGAGCTAGGAGAGTCGAAGCTTACGATTCGGGAATTCCTAGGGTTGACCGTCGGCGATGTTATTTCTCTGGATAAGCCCATTAATGAAGGTCTTTCTATTCGTGTAGGGGATCGGCTGAAATACAGAGGCAGTCCTGGCACGCTCAAAGATCGGGTTGCTGTTCAAATTGATGAGATTCTCAGTGAAGGAGTTGAAGAACTTGACGAGTAA